In one Rugosibacter aromaticivorans genomic region, the following are encoded:
- a CDS encoding VOC family protein yields MAVTRLSYMSIRALDLTASEKHYTDVVGLRVTGRRSGQVYLQAHESQDHHCIILNASDRAGLDHAGFKVSDINDLMEAEIAASDWGLATRRVASGDILGQGDGLMITLPSGHIFNLFYHSEKIGYSYGMKDPDIILDHVDGISPVTHLDHALLAGNDCDKSVKFLMEALDFNLTETILGPDGSSFAFFLTTSSTIHNLAFAPGPPNSLHHIAFYVNDRADVIRRVDMLKRRKITTLDYGISRHGIGGVTTTYFFDPSGNRNEFQCGIYEAPTIRGNAPPIVWAGEHIPRGAFYYERAVPANFFEVVT; encoded by the coding sequence ATGGCTGTGACACGATTAAGCTACATGAGCATCCGTGCCCTGGATCTCACTGCGAGCGAAAAACATTACACCGATGTGGTTGGTTTGCGAGTTACCGGGCGGCGGTCTGGCCAGGTCTACTTGCAAGCACATGAGTCGCAAGATCATCACTGCATTATCCTTAATGCTTCTGACCGTGCTGGATTGGATCACGCCGGTTTCAAAGTGAGTGACATCAATGATTTGATGGAAGCTGAAATCGCCGCCAGCGACTGGGGGCTGGCCACGCGCCGTGTCGCCAGTGGCGACATTCTGGGGCAGGGCGACGGGCTCATGATCACCCTGCCATCCGGGCACATCTTCAACCTCTTTTATCATTCCGAGAAAATTGGCTACAGCTACGGCATGAAAGATCCGGACATCATTCTTGATCACGTCGATGGTATTTCGCCTGTGACACATCTTGACCATGCCCTTCTGGCTGGAAACGATTGCGATAAATCCGTCAAGTTTTTGATGGAAGCATTGGACTTTAATCTGACCGAAACGATCCTTGGGCCCGATGGCAGTTCATTCGCTTTCTTTTTGACGACGAGCAGTACGATTCATAATCTTGCCTTTGCGCCCGGGCCACCCAATAGTCTGCACCACATTGCTTTTTATGTGAATGACCGGGCGGATGTGATTCGTCGTGTCGATATGCTCAAGCGCAGAAAAATCACGACGCTGGACTACGGCATCAGCCGCCATGGCATTGGCGGAGTCACGACGACGTATTTCTTTGACCCTTCCGGCAATCGCAATGAATTCCAGTGTGGAATTTACGAAGCGCCAACTATCCGGGGCAATGCTCCTCCCATCGTCTGGGCGGGTGAGCATATTCCCAGAGGCGCTTTTTATTACGAGCGCGCCGTCCCGGCCAACTTCTTTGAAGTCGTCACCTGA
- a CDS encoding VOC family protein, with amino-acid sequence MSLLHRGIHRLGYAWIAAKDSRLLKTREFYTRELGLLETGSEPHRVSFRCWHEPYKFSFVVDHRGTPGLVEIGFHVRDDNDLETFQQKLTAAGVMVDRADANSVLQGLGKSLAFTVPAGPRIRLFATMDLLGYVTGYEGPDWVAPKALRDTAAPLNINHVAFTSPDPVQASAFFSDVLGFLVSETVVDEAGKTISSLLFRMAKNVGGQEVAIYPGKEVKLHHVAFTKEDASDVMADGYYLRSDGVTIDLLGPLRQPYGNTFSLYFYDSNGIRLELCSGGRMTEVHPEIQPVVWSKAHLREALSYYDEALVPEEFFLPCV; translated from the coding sequence ATGAGTTTACTGCACCGTGGCATACATCGTCTGGGCTACGCGTGGATTGCCGCCAAGGATTCACGCCTTTTGAAAACCCGCGAGTTTTACACGCGTGAGCTGGGTTTGCTCGAAACCGGTAGCGAGCCTCACCGCGTTAGCTTCCGCTGCTGGCACGAACCCTATAAGTTTTCTTTCGTCGTCGATCACCGTGGCACCCCGGGGCTCGTCGAAATCGGCTTTCATGTTCGCGATGACAATGATCTTGAGACCTTTCAGCAAAAACTCACCGCAGCTGGCGTGATGGTTGACCGCGCTGATGCCAACAGTGTTCTGCAGGGGCTGGGCAAGTCCCTTGCGTTTACCGTTCCGGCGGGTCCGCGAATCCGGCTCTTTGCCACGATGGATCTTTTGGGTTATGTCACCGGTTACGAAGGCCCGGATTGGGTCGCACCGAAAGCCCTGCGTGATACCGCGGCGCCGCTCAATATCAATCACGTGGCCTTCACCTCGCCCGATCCAGTACAAGCCAGTGCCTTCTTCAGTGACGTGCTGGGTTTTCTTGTTTCGGAGACGGTGGTTGATGAAGCGGGTAAAACGATCTCCAGCCTGCTCTTTCGTATGGCGAAAAATGTTGGCGGGCAGGAGGTGGCGATTTATCCCGGCAAGGAAGTCAAGCTCCACCATGTTGCCTTCACCAAGGAAGATGCTTCGGACGTTATGGCCGATGGTTATTATCTGCGCAGCGATGGGGTGACAATTGATCTTCTGGGACCCTTGCGGCAGCCGTATGGCAATACTTTTTCGCTGTATTTTTATGACAGCAACGGAATTCGCCTGGAGCTGTGTTCAGGTGGCCGAATGACAGAAGTTCATCCGGAAATTCAGCCCGTTGTATGGTCAAAGGCCCATCTGCGTGAGGCGTTGTCCTATTACGATGAGGCGCTGGTGCCGGAGGAATTTTTCCTGCCTTGTGTGTAG